In Segatella copri, the DNA window CAAAGTAAAAAAGCAAATAAGTTCAAAATAAAGAATGAAGTATTGGTTTATATTTTGCAAGACTGATCTCTTGCTCGAAAAGAAAGAAGACGGAACCTATACGATTCCTTGTTCAGAAGAGAGTCCAATCCCAACAAAGCCTTGGACTCACATTCTCAATATTACCCCGATGGAAGACGGAACAGAGGTGAAGACCTTCACCATTCCTGAGCCCGTTACCGACAATCCGAAGTACGAAATGTGCGGCTTGCGCCCTAGTTTCTACAAACTCTCTCCTGCCCTTTACCAGAAAGCAGGAAAGTGTCAGGAACTCAACTATTGGGACATGAATACCCAATTCTGCGGCGTTTGCGGAGCTCCGATGAAAATGGCAACCGACATCAGTAAGAAATGTACAGAATGCGGCAAACAGGTCTGGCCTTCGCTTGCCACAGCCATCATCGTTCTGATTAAGAAAGATGATCA includes these proteins:
- the nudC gene encoding NAD(+) diphosphatase, which encodes MKYWFIFCKTDLLLEKKEDGTYTIPCSEESPIPTKPWTHILNITPMEDGTEVKTFTIPEPVTDNPKYEMCGLRPSFYKLSPALYQKAGKCQELNYWDMNTQFCGVCGAPMKMATDISKKCTECGKQVWPSLATAIIVLIKKDDQVLLVHARNFKGNFDSLVAGFVETGENLEEAVHREVMEETGLTIKNLKYFGSQPWPYPSGLMIGFSAEYVDGEIHLQKEELSRGKWFTKENLPILPEKLSIARKLIDAWLADKL